In Carassius auratus strain Wakin chromosome 39, ASM336829v1, whole genome shotgun sequence, a genomic segment contains:
- the abhd18 gene encoding protein ABHD18 yields MGLSRLDVLYRRLLLTKLFIQGWGKPEDLKRIFEFRKIIGNRERCKDLVQRDYPVFIDKVEDQTDCKIHNGHFISPLEHFVPGILPAESVKARFQFIVPKKWKRHRPVCIHLAGTGDHFFWRRRTLMARPMIKESGIASLLLENPYYGYRKPKDQLRSSLKNVSDLFVMGGALILESAALLHWLEREGFWPLGMTGISMGGHMASLAVTNWPKPIPLIPCLSWTTASSVFTTGVLSGAVNWKELEKQYAAHTVYEEEIINMLEYCGTDSFRMGQEFVKNAPGSFDSLSDLDLTHELLDLHAPERDQQMGLRSSRASDSALLMGRRERDGLDQMLSAVSSSGPHLDMLHAKNITWGANRRQSLQRESLCFMKGVMDECTHIANFSVPVDPSLIIIVQAKEDAYVPRTGVRSLQEIWPGCEVRYLKGGHISAYLFKQGLFRQAIYDAYDRFLQKYSSL; encoded by the exons ATGGGTCTGAGTCGGCTGGATGTTCTGTATAGAAGGCTTCTCCTCACTAAACTCTTTATCCAAGGATGGGGAAAGCCGGAGGACCTGAAAAG AATATTTGAGTTCCGGAAGATAATTGGCAACAGGGAGAGATGCAAGGATCTGGTTCAGAGGGACTACCCAGTGTTTATTGACAAG GTAGAAGATCAAACTGATTGCAAAATTCACAACGGTCATTTCATATCGCCACTGGAGCACTTTGTCCCGGGCATCTTGCCAGCTGAGTCTGTCAAAGCCCG ATTCCAGTTTATTGTACCTAAGAAATGGAAGAGGCACAGACCAGTCTGTATTCACCTGGCTGGAACAGGAGACCAT tttttctggAGAAGACGAACACTAATGGCCAGACCAATGATAAAAGAATCAGGGATAGCATCTCTACTGTTGGAGAATCCTTATT ACGGATACAGGAAACCTAAAGACCAGCT TCGCTCCAGTCTGAAGAACGTTTCAGACCTGTTTGTGATGGGTGGAGCGCTGATCCTGGAGTCTGCTGCGCTGTTACACTGGCTGGAGCGAGAGGGTTTCTGGCCTCTAGGCATGACGGGCATTTCTATGGGTGGACAT ATGGCGTCACTAGCTGTAACAAACTGGCCCAAACCAATTCCACTCATACCTTGTTTATCCTGGACGACTGCTTCAAGtgtttttaccaca GGCGTTTTAAGTGGAGCTGTGAATTGGAAAGAACTGGAAAAGCAGTATGCAGCGCACACAGTCTATGAGGAAGAAATCATCAATATGCTGGAGTATTGTGGG ACGGACTCTTTCCGGATGGGTCAggaatttgtaaaaaatgcccCAGGCAGCTTTGACAGTCTCTCTGACCTTGATCTTACCCATGAGCTTCTTGACCTCCATGCACCAGAAAGGGACCAACAGATGGGGCTGCGCTCCTCTCGTGCCTCAGACTCTGCCCTACTGATGGGCCGCAGAGAGAGGGACGGGCTGGATCAGATGCTGTCTGCTGTGAGCAGCAGCGGGCCTCATTTGGACATGCTGCATGCTAAAAACATCACCTGGGGGGCGAACCGGCGGCAGTCGCTGCAGCGGGAGTCTCTCTGCTTCATGAAGGGCGTTATGGACGAATGCACACACATCGCCAATTTTTCag TGCCTGTAGATCCCAGTCTGATCATTATAGTCCAGGCAAAGGAAGACGCTTATGTTCCACGCACTGGGGTTCGCAGCTTACAGGAAATCTGGCCTGGCTGTGAGGTTCGCTACCTCAAAGGAGGCCACATCAGTGCCTATCTCTTTAAACAAGGACTGTTTCG GCAAGCAATTTATGACGCCTATGACCGGTTTCTTCAGAAGTATTCCAGCTTATAG
- the LOC113057631 gene encoding zinc transporter ZIP8, with protein sequence MAGIPKSFPHVFIGFLITVISGLRASSLQQVFVKDIVAVYGENGSLDISGINRLLETIVQDKLDPDIPLHAQCVSGADILVHYGLQNLSQLTEEHLVTVCPALLNQAVLPPCSTEPPLHRDTDLRVWGFGFLAVTIINLASLLGLTLIPVTKKPYFPKVLSYFIGLAVGTLFSNAALQLIPEAFGFDPKTDGYIFQSIGIFGGFYVLYVTEKILRIVLKPEHEHGHGHSHFQPSEGVQQNGVISTVDSANSDKASMTSDPPVQQHTCRWLRGRQRLANVKTVAWMISLSDALHNFIDGLAIGASFTVSILSGFSTSIAIVCEEFPHELGDFIILLNAGLSIPQAAFFNLLSAMSCYVGLVLGILLGSTFAPSVIFAFAGGMFLYISLADMLPEMNMIASEQVQSTKDDLIFFAIQNAGMLSGFAMILLITLYGGNISLG encoded by the exons ATGGCAGGCATTCCCAAATCTTTTCCTCATGTGTTCATAGGCTTTCTAATAACTGTAATCTCAGGATTAAGAGCCAGCTCTCTGCAGCAGGTTTTCGTGAAGGATATTGTGGCTGTTTACGGAGAAAACGGTTCACTGGATATCAGTGGCATTAACAGATTATTGGAGACTATTGTGCAAGACAAGTTGGATCCAGACATTCCTCTGCATGCTCAG TGCGTGTCTGGAGCAGATATTCTGGTGCACTATGGGCTTCAGAACCTCTCTCAGCTGACAGAGGAGCATCTGGTCACTGTCTGTCCAGCTCTGCTCAACCAAGCTGTACTGCCACCCTGTTCAACTGAACCTCCGCTGCACCGTGACACTGATCTTCGTG TATGGGGATTTGGCTTCTTGGCTGTTACCATCATTAATCTGGCCTCACTGCTGGGTCTGACTCTCATTCCTGTAACTAAAAAGCCCTACTTCCCAAAAGTGCTCTCCTACTTCATAGGTCTGGCAGTAGGCACGCTCTTCTCCAATGCTGCTCTCCAACTTATACCTGAG GCCTTTGGGTTTGACCCAAAAACAGATGGTTACATTTTCCAATCTATTGGAATCTTTGGTGGATTCTATGTGCTGTACGTCACTGAAAAAATCCTGAGGATAGTCCTGAAACCAGAACATGAG CATGGCCACGGACACAGTCACTTCCAGCCCTCAGAGGGGGTCCAACAGAACGGCGTCATCAGTACGGTGGACTCTGCCAATAGCGACAAAGCCAGCATGACCTCTGACCCTCCAGTGCAGCAG CACACTTGCAGATGGCTCAGAGGGAGACAGCGGCTGGCCAATGTAAAGACGGTGGCATGGATGATTTCCCTGAGCGATGCTCTACACAACTTCATTGACGGACTGGCCATCGGCGCCTCGTTCACCGTGTCTATTCTCAGCGGCTTTAGCACTTCTATCGCTATCGTCTGTGAGGAATTCCCTCATGAGCTGG GCGACTTCATCATCCTGCTGAACGCTGGATTGAGTATTCCTCAGGCCGCCTTCTTCAACCTGCTGTCTGCTATGTCCTGCTACGTGGGTCTGGTCCTGGGCATCTTGTTGGGTAGCACTTTTGCACCCAGTGTCATCTTTGCCTTTGCTGGCGGCATGTTCCTTTACATTTCCTTGGCTGATATG cTGCCTGAAATGAACATGATTGCTAGTGAACAAGTGCAGAGCACGAAGGACGATCTCATTTTCTTTGCGATCC